In Bacillus rossius redtenbacheri isolate Brsri chromosome 15, Brsri_v3, whole genome shotgun sequence, one genomic interval encodes:
- the LOC134539369 gene encoding small ribosomal subunit protein uS11A, with amino-acid sequence MAPRKGKVQQEQVQVSLGPQVREGEIVFGVAHIFASFNDTFVHVTDLSGRETIARVTGGMKVKADRDEASPYAAMLAAQDVAEKCKSLGITALHIKLRATGGNKTKTPGPGAQSALRALARSSMKIGRIEDVTPIPSDSTRRKGGRRGRRL; translated from the exons ATGGCTCCAAGAAAGGGGAAAGTTCAGCAAGAACAAGTGCAAGTTTCTCTTGGACCTCAAGTTCGTGAAGGAGAAATAGTTTTTGGAGTGGCACATATATTTGCAAGTTTTAATGATACCTTTGTTCATGTCACAGATTTATCAGGAAG GGAAACGATTGCGAGGGTGACGGGAGGTATGAAGGTGAAGGCTGACAGGGACGAGGCGTCGCCGTACGCTGCCATGTTGGCAGCCCAG GACGTGGCGGAGAAGTGCAAGTCGCTGGGCATCACGGCGCTGCACATCAAGCTGAGGGCCACCGGCGGGAACAAGACCAAGACGCCGGGGCCCGGGGCCCAGTCGGCCCTGCGGGCGCTCGCCCGCTCCAGCATGAAGATCGGCCGCATCGAGGACGTCACGCCCATCCCCTCCGACTCCACGCGCAGGAAGGGCGGCCGTCGCGGCCGCAGGCTGTAG